The following proteins are encoded in a genomic region of Zea mays cultivar B73 chromosome 9, Zm-B73-REFERENCE-NAM-5.0, whole genome shotgun sequence:
- the LOC541910 gene encoding expansin-B3 precursor, with amino-acid sequence MASISSSKVLALGALIFSFLVTYASCARPVNFTASDFTADPNWEAARATWYGAPTGAGPDDDGGACGFKNVNLPPFSAMTSCGNQPLFKDGKGCGSCYQIRCQNHPACSGNPETVIITDMNYYPVAKYHFDLSGTAFGAMSKPGRNDELRHAGIIDIQFKRVPCNYPGRKVTFHVEEGSNAVYLAVLVEFEDGDGDVVQVDLMEANSGYWTPMRESWGSIWRLDANHRLQAPFSLRVTNESGRKLVATRVIPANWAPNTYYRSIIQY; translated from the exons ATGGCGTCCATCTCCTCCTCCAAGGTGCTCGCACTTGGTGCGCTCATCTTCTCCTTCCTTGTCACGTATGCCTCGTGCGCTAGACCGGTCAACTTCACAGCCTCAGACTTCACCGCCGATCCCAACTGGGAGGCTGCCAGAGCCACCTGGTACGGCGCGCCCACCGGCGCCGGCCCTGACGACGATG GTGGCGCGTGCGGGTTCAAGAACGTGAACCTGCCGCCCTTCTCCGCCATGACGTCGTGCGGCAACCAGCCCCTGTTCAAAGACGGCAAGGGATGTGGCTCCTGCTACCAA ATACGATGCCAGAACCACCCTGCCTGCTCCGGTAACCCGGAGACGGTGATCATCACCGACATGAACTACTACCCGGTGGCCAAGTACCACTTCGACCTTAGCGGCACGGCGTTCGGCGCCATGTCCAAGCCCGGCCGCAACGACGAGCTCCGCCACGCCGGCATCATCGACATCCAGTTCAAGAG GGTGCCCTGCAACTACCCCGGGCGGAAGGTGACGTTCCACGTGGAGGAGGGCTCGAACGCCGTCTACCTGGCGGTGCTCGTCGAGTTCgaggacggcgacggcgacgtgGTGCAGGTGGACCTCATGGAGGCCAACTCCGGCTACTGGACGCCGATGCGCGAGTCCTGGGGGTCCATCTGGAGGCTGGACGCCAACCACAGGCTACAGGCGCCCTTCTCGCTGCGCGTCACCAACGAGTCCGGCAGGAAGCTGGTGGCCACTCGGGTCATCCCTGCCAACTGGGCGCCCAACACCTACTACCGCTCCATCATTCAGTACTAG